In the genome of Phlebotomus papatasi isolate M1 chromosome 2, Ppap_2.1, whole genome shotgun sequence, one region contains:
- the LOC129803549 gene encoding protein FRA10AC1, translating into MTEGIFKTMDRYQLHRVLMAEIEKQKQAARRGKTDLDVIRENHQFLWDENEKNLSWERQLAKSYYSKLFREYCICDLSQYKKNQVGLRWRTENEIVMGKGQFICGNKHCREEEKLVSWEVNFNYIEHGQKKTALVKVRLCPECSHKLNYHTKKRLAKRKPKRLDISSKKKLPETPGTSKAEEKPLEVEENASNEEFKETEETGNPEENIWAAKDAPVEDKTREDEFNEYLEDLLL; encoded by the exons TTTCAAAACAATGGATAGGTATCAGCTCCATCGGGTATTGATGGCAGAAATAGAGAAACAGAAGCAAGCCGCAAGAAGAGGAAAAACCGACCTTGATGTAATCCGGGAAAATCATCAGTTTCTCTGggatgaaaatgagaaaaacctCTCGTGGGAGCGTCAACTGGCCAAGAGTTACTACAGCAAACTCTTCCGGGAGTACTGCATCTGTGACCTGAGTCAGTACAAGAAGAATCAAGTGGGACTGCGTTGGCGGACAGAAAATGAGATTGTAATGGGAAAGGGGCAGTTTATCTGTGGCAATAAGCACTGCAGGGAGGAAGAGAAGCTCGTAAGCTGGGAAGTGAATTTTAATTACATAGAACACGGACAGAAAAAGACAGCACTCGTGAAGGTCAGACTCTGTCCGGAATGTTCACATAAGCTCAACTATCACACGAAAAAGAGATTAGCCAAGAGGAAACCCAAGAGACTCGATAtatcttccaagaaaaaattaccAGAAACACCTGGAACCTCCAAAGCTGAAGAGAAACCTCTTGAAGTTGAAGAAAATGCATCAAATGAGGAATTCAAAGAAACTGAAGAAACAGGCAATCCGGAGGAAAACATTTGGGCAGCAAAAG ATGCTCCCGTGGAAGACAAGACAAGGGAAGATGAATTCAATGAATACCTCGAAGATCTTCTGCTTTAG